The proteins below are encoded in one region of Sulfolobus islandicus Y.N.15.51:
- a CDS encoding mandelate racemase/muconate lactonizing enzyme family protein: protein MELKITDFKVFVAQANFEWAFVRIYSKDLYGTGEAGPAPGLKGMESEFRQLLIGEDAFKINRIVEKLRYAALYSGTTVYHLISAINIALYDIIGKFLNVPIYKLLGGDKTEIPVYVDAHGGKGLEAINALHLPVNLPWIKEAEVETSRLLTTNNPVHGRLSMEKWNEDYSPEAYAKRALKMKNEGYKAMKFDLDVPTPYIDLRRVRNGDLSLKDIDYMAEIVKAVRESVGNEVEIMFDLHWRYNLNTAIRICKSLEPYRLRWLEDPTPAIMAVPNYDELKLLTSQCSVPIETGENLYTVYQFKDLLNTGTRVWAPDIVKAGGITEGRRIAELAAMYDIEYSPHNIASPIGTMAHAHVGSIANTFGFVEFHGHDVPFWNEIVKPKRRIIGDGVIKLTEDPGLGVDLDDEVMRKYWPDYNL from the coding sequence ATGGAACTAAAAATCACTGATTTCAAAGTTTTCGTAGCTCAGGCCAATTTCGAATGGGCTTTCGTGAGAATCTACTCCAAGGACTTGTATGGTACTGGTGAGGCTGGTCCAGCACCGGGTTTAAAAGGAATGGAAAGCGAGTTTAGACAATTACTAATTGGCGAAGATGCGTTTAAAATTAATAGGATAGTTGAGAAACTGAGATATGCCGCACTATACTCCGGGACTACTGTGTATCATCTGATCTCAGCCATTAATATAGCATTATACGATATTATTGGAAAATTCCTAAATGTACCAATATACAAATTGTTAGGAGGGGATAAGACGGAAATACCAGTATATGTTGACGCTCATGGAGGGAAAGGATTAGAAGCGATTAACGCTTTACACTTACCAGTTAACTTACCTTGGATAAAGGAAGCTGAAGTGGAGACAAGTAGGTTGCTCACAACCAATAATCCAGTTCATGGTAGGTTGTCAATGGAAAAGTGGAATGAGGACTACTCCCCTGAGGCTTACGCTAAGAGAGCTTTGAAGATGAAGAACGAGGGTTATAAAGCCATGAAATTTGACCTAGACGTTCCTACACCTTATATAGATTTAAGGAGAGTGAGAAATGGGGATTTATCCCTTAAAGACATCGACTACATGGCAGAAATAGTTAAGGCTGTTAGGGAATCCGTTGGCAATGAAGTCGAAATAATGTTCGATTTGCATTGGAGATATAATTTAAACACTGCTATTAGGATTTGTAAGTCATTAGAACCATATAGGCTAAGATGGCTAGAGGATCCAACACCTGCAATAATGGCTGTTCCCAATTACGACGAATTGAAGTTGTTGACATCTCAGTGCTCAGTTCCAATAGAAACTGGTGAGAATCTTTATACAGTATACCAGTTCAAGGACTTACTGAATACTGGAACAAGAGTATGGGCTCCAGATATAGTTAAGGCTGGCGGGATAACTGAGGGAAGAAGAATAGCTGAATTAGCTGCGATGTACGATATAGAATATTCTCCTCATAATATTGCTTCACCAATAGGTACTATGGCTCACGCTCATGTAGGGTCGATTGCAAACACTTTCGGTTTCGTGGAATTTCACGGTCATGATGTGCCTTTCTGGAATGAGATAGTTAAACCTAAGAGAAGGATTATAGGGGATGGTGTAATTAAGCTTACCGAGGATCCAGGATTAGGTGTTGATTTAGATGATGAGGTTATGAGGAAATACTGGCCAGATTATAATTTATAA
- the thsA gene encoding thermosome subunit alpha → MAYLLREGTQRSTGNEVILNNITVAKILLEMLKSSLGPKGLDKMLVEGQDVTITNDGATIVKNMEVQHPTAKLLIETAKTVDTEVGDGTTSVVVLAGLLLEKAEDLLNQKIHPTAIIEGYRKALNSSLDLLKNIADKISPEDRKIIHDLVYTTLSSKFFSTEHTLEKIINLVIEASLAVLDKRDGTYDLDIKNIKIVKVNGGEFDDSELVNGIVVDKEPTNENMPRRLENVKVMLADFPLKLEKTEISMKLGISDPTQIKGYLDEQTAYVKQMVDKIKAMGVKLFITQKDIDEVASYLMGKSGIIALKNVKRSDIELLSRATGAKIASSMKDANESDLGEAKLVEVRNLGKNKYLFIQSDKAKAVTVIIKGSNNMVTDEAERSLNDAFNSIRNLLLEPYIVAGGGAVEEELAKRLRENARKVPGKEQLAFNAFADALEEYVSILSETAGMDPISALTEIRHKHANGLKNAGIDIVKARIYDNMFELKVIDSLKVKEQVLKSATEAATAILKIDDMIAAAPAKQQPQPQQPNPYLG, encoded by the coding sequence ATGGCCTATTTATTAAGAGAAGGAACGCAAAGATCTACTGGAAACGAGGTAATACTAAACAACATAACTGTAGCCAAAATATTACTGGAAATGCTAAAGTCAAGCCTAGGTCCTAAGGGTTTAGACAAAATGTTGGTGGAAGGACAAGACGTTACAATAACTAATGACGGTGCAACAATAGTCAAAAACATGGAAGTGCAGCATCCTACTGCAAAATTACTTATTGAAACCGCTAAAACTGTTGATACCGAGGTAGGAGATGGGACAACTTCAGTAGTTGTTCTTGCCGGGTTACTATTAGAAAAAGCTGAGGATTTACTGAATCAGAAGATCCATCCAACTGCCATAATAGAAGGTTATAGGAAGGCTCTAAATTCGTCATTAGACTTGCTAAAAAATATTGCAGATAAGATTAGTCCAGAGGATAGGAAGATAATTCATGATCTAGTATATACTACTCTATCAAGTAAGTTCTTCTCGACGGAACACACTCTAGAGAAGATAATAAATCTAGTTATTGAAGCTTCATTGGCGGTATTGGATAAAAGAGATGGAACCTATGATCTGGATATTAAGAATATAAAGATTGTAAAAGTTAATGGTGGGGAATTTGACGATAGTGAGCTTGTAAATGGAATCGTTGTAGATAAGGAACCAACTAATGAGAATATGCCGAGAAGATTGGAAAACGTTAAGGTAATGTTAGCTGACTTTCCATTAAAACTTGAAAAAACAGAAATTAGTATGAAGCTGGGAATAAGTGACCCCACTCAGATAAAGGGATACTTGGATGAACAAACAGCATATGTTAAGCAAATGGTGGATAAGATAAAGGCTATGGGCGTTAAATTGTTTATTACACAGAAGGACATTGATGAAGTCGCTTCATATTTAATGGGAAAAAGTGGGATAATAGCGTTAAAGAACGTAAAGAGGAGCGACATAGAGTTACTGAGTAGAGCTACTGGTGCGAAAATTGCAAGTAGCATGAAAGACGCTAATGAGAGTGATTTAGGAGAAGCTAAATTAGTGGAGGTTAGAAATTTAGGAAAGAACAAATACCTCTTCATTCAATCTGATAAAGCTAAAGCGGTGACTGTAATCATAAAGGGCTCGAATAACATGGTAACTGATGAAGCAGAAAGGAGTTTAAATGACGCTTTTAACTCCATAAGAAACTTGTTACTAGAACCCTATATTGTGGCTGGCGGCGGTGCTGTAGAGGAGGAGTTGGCTAAGAGGTTAAGGGAGAACGCTAGAAAGGTTCCCGGGAAAGAGCAATTGGCATTTAATGCATTTGCAGATGCTTTGGAGGAGTACGTTTCAATACTATCAGAAACTGCTGGCATGGATCCCATAAGTGCGTTAACCGAAATAAGGCATAAACACGCAAACGGATTAAAGAATGCTGGGATTGACATAGTTAAGGCCAGAATTTACGATAACATGTTCGAGCTTAAAGTAATTGATTCCCTAAAGGTTAAGGAGCAAGTTTTAAAGAGCGCCACGGAAGCTGCTACTGCGATTTTAAAGATCGATGATATGATAGCTGCAGCACCTGCAAAGCAACAACCCCAACCACAACAACCAAATCCATACTTAGGTTAA
- a CDS encoding glycosyltransferase codes for MSINEKLVKIFYIDGLIVYTRTYMRLDITFYLLVSTLISILTILYISFTLPLAFTYRPKSSQASIKRSEITVLIPVYKEDVDVFKEVIDSVKKQDLKFIVVGDGCDEPYKSIVRTKGGLFIKLDKNMGKRRAIREGFKYVKTPYVLLLDSDTILPDDSVDLLSSKLIGDIVAVSPEISVLPGKNIIAYHVSEMMQRLREISYRALGRFGSIVSLNGQCILVRTDVIRPLIESEEFNSVKLWRFSTILGDDRQITNYIYSNGYKATVTKDVVVKTKAPDTISGLLKQMVRWYRSNNFFLIKEIGDGTIFKKGFFYMFTVLYWYALPLLTLLSYSLYTEIILSHVAKHWDFIVRAIITNPTKFIENVIVYRIDNLFDIDPTPIFHKFSHFFPHHFNPSGIMLIYGNKLSTEMVLFHYFYVFHTFVGEVSTIVSIVMIVSILLYTRRIRGFALGLLAFPLMFFADIFALMTIWRQKKWSGRS; via the coding sequence GTGAGTATAAATGAAAAATTAGTGAAAATCTTTTATATTGATGGGTTAATAGTTTATACTCGGACTTATATGAGACTTGACATTACATTTTATCTTTTAGTCTCTACCTTGATATCTATTCTTACTATTCTGTACATTTCCTTTACCTTACCTCTAGCATTTACGTATAGGCCTAAGTCATCTCAAGCCAGTATAAAAAGAAGTGAAATTACCGTATTGATTCCCGTTTATAAGGAAGACGTGGATGTGTTTAAAGAAGTTATAGATTCTGTTAAAAAGCAAGATTTGAAATTTATTGTTGTAGGGGATGGCTGTGATGAACCATATAAAAGTATAGTAAGGACGAAGGGAGGTTTGTTCATTAAACTAGATAAGAATATGGGTAAGAGGAGGGCAATAAGAGAAGGATTCAAATACGTTAAAACCCCATATGTTTTACTTTTAGATAGTGATACAATACTTCCAGATGATTCAGTTGATCTCTTATCCTCTAAATTAATAGGGGATATAGTTGCTGTTAGCCCAGAGATTTCGGTATTGCCAGGTAAAAATATAATAGCTTATCATGTCTCCGAGATGATGCAAAGGTTGAGGGAAATAAGTTATAGGGCGTTAGGTAGATTCGGCAGTATAGTATCACTCAACGGCCAATGTATACTAGTAAGAACTGACGTAATAAGGCCGCTGATCGAATCTGAGGAATTTAATAGTGTTAAATTATGGAGGTTCTCCACAATTTTAGGGGATGACAGGCAGATAACCAATTATATCTATTCAAATGGATATAAGGCAACTGTAACTAAGGATGTAGTAGTCAAGACTAAAGCTCCAGATACGATTAGCGGTTTACTAAAGCAAATGGTTAGATGGTATAGATCAAATAATTTCTTCTTGATTAAGGAAATAGGTGATGGTACTATCTTTAAAAAGGGTTTCTTTTACATGTTTACAGTATTATACTGGTACGCATTACCTTTACTTACGTTACTAAGTTATAGCTTATATACTGAAATAATTTTATCACATGTAGCTAAGCATTGGGATTTCATTGTAAGAGCAATAATCACAAACCCTACTAAGTTCATAGAGAATGTAATAGTATACAGAATTGATAATTTATTTGATATAGATCCCACGCCAATTTTCCATAAATTTAGCCATTTTTTTCCGCATCACTTCAATCCAAGTGGGATTATGTTGATTTATGGTAATAAACTGAGTACAGAAATGGTTCTATTTCACTACTTCTATGTTTTTCATACATTTGTGGGTGAAGTGTCAACAATAGTTAGCATTGTAATGATTGTGTCTATCCTGCTATACACAAGAAGAATAAGGGGATTTGCTTTAGGTTTATTGGCATTTCCATTAATGTTCTTCGCTGATATATTTGCTCTCATGACAATATGGAGGCAAAAGAAGTGGTCTGGTCGTAGCTGA
- a CDS encoding glucose 1-dehydrogenase, which produces MKAIIVKPPNAGVQIKDVDEKKLDSYGKLRIRTIYNGICGTDREIVNGKLTLSTLPKGKDFLVLGHEAIGVVEESYYGFSQGDLVMPVNRRGCGICRNCLVGRPDFCETGEFGEAGIHKMDGFMREWWYDDPKYLVRIPKSIEDIGILAQPLADIEKSIEEILEVQKRVPVWTCDDGTLNCRKVLVVGTGPIGILFTLLFRTYGLEVWVSNRREPTEVEQTVIEETKTNFYNSANGYDKLKESVGKFDVIIDATGADVNILSNVIPLLGRNGVLGLFGFSTSGSVPLDYKTLQEIVHANKTIIGLVNGQKPHFQQAVVHLASWKTLYPKTSKMLVTKTVSINDEKELLKVLKEKERGEIKIRILWE; this is translated from the coding sequence ATGAAAGCTATAATAGTGAAACCCCCAAATGCAGGAGTGCAGATCAAGGACGTCGATGAAAAGAAATTGGATAGTTACGGGAAACTAAGGATAAGAACTATCTATAACGGTATTTGCGGTACTGATAGAGAGATAGTTAATGGCAAGTTAACATTATCAACTCTACCTAAGGGAAAGGATTTCTTAGTGTTAGGTCATGAGGCAATAGGCGTTGTAGAAGAGTCTTATTACGGTTTTTCTCAAGGAGATCTGGTAATGCCAGTTAATAGGAGAGGATGCGGTATTTGTAGAAATTGTTTGGTAGGAAGACCAGACTTTTGCGAAACAGGTGAATTTGGAGAGGCTGGAATACACAAAATGGATGGGTTTATGAGGGAATGGTGGTACGATGATCCTAAGTATTTGGTTAGAATTCCCAAGTCAATAGAAGATATTGGAATTTTAGCTCAACCATTAGCTGACATCGAGAAATCCATTGAGGAAATATTGGAAGTTCAGAAGAGGGTTCCAGTATGGACGTGTGATGATGGGACTTTGAATTGTAGAAAGGTTTTAGTTGTAGGTACAGGGCCAATTGGCATACTATTTACTCTGCTTTTCAGAACTTATGGATTAGAAGTCTGGGTATCAAATAGAAGAGAACCAACTGAAGTTGAGCAAACTGTCATAGAGGAAACCAAGACTAACTTCTATAACTCAGCCAATGGATACGATAAATTGAAAGAATCTGTAGGTAAGTTCGATGTGATTATAGACGCTACTGGGGCCGATGTAAATATATTAAGTAATGTTATTCCATTGTTAGGAAGGAATGGAGTTTTAGGTCTCTTTGGATTCTCAACTTCCGGTTCAGTTCCACTTGACTATAAGACATTACAAGAAATAGTACATGCAAATAAGACGATAATAGGTTTGGTAAACGGTCAGAAGCCCCACTTTCAGCAAGCTGTAGTTCATTTAGCCTCTTGGAAGACTTTGTATCCTAAGACTTCTAAGATGTTAGTCACTAAGACTGTGAGTATAAATGATGAAAAGGAATTACTTAAGGTGCTAAAGGAAAAGGAACGTGGAGAAATTAAGATAAGAATATTATGGGAATAA
- a CDS encoding SDR family oxidoreductase, whose product MKKVSIVTGGAKGIGAAIGYRLGKQGYAVVIADIDENAGKYRENHFRSEGIDSFFIKTDVSSEMDVSNMVERVYDRYGRIDALVNNAGIGFSGKSIEEQTLHEWRRVIETNLTGVWLCSKYVVKYMKNTGGVIVNVASTRAFQSEPNTEPYSASKGGIIALTHSLAVSLSKYNIRVVSISPGWIDTSSWQVPPRESYLSSLDHGQHLTKRVGKPEDVASLVAFLVSDDASWISGVNFTIDGGMTVKMIYIDENVIQDSLTMLFNDVEFSYQIRKLIEKIRKADNKENIKSKLDEFLKLL is encoded by the coding sequence ATGAAAAAGGTAAGTATAGTTACTGGAGGGGCTAAGGGAATAGGTGCAGCAATAGGTTATAGGTTGGGGAAGCAAGGGTATGCAGTAGTTATTGCTGACATAGACGAAAACGCTGGCAAGTATAGGGAGAACCATTTTAGGAGTGAGGGAATAGATTCCTTTTTCATTAAGACTGATGTTTCGTCGGAAATGGACGTCTCAAATATGGTTGAAAGGGTCTATGATAGATATGGGAGGATTGATGCCCTTGTTAATAACGCTGGTATAGGATTTAGTGGAAAGAGTATAGAAGAACAAACTTTGCATGAATGGAGGAGAGTGATTGAGACAAATTTGACCGGAGTCTGGCTTTGTTCCAAATACGTAGTGAAGTATATGAAGAATACTGGTGGGGTTATCGTAAACGTAGCATCAACTAGGGCTTTCCAATCGGAACCGAACACTGAGCCTTATTCAGCCTCTAAGGGTGGTATAATTGCATTAACCCACTCCTTGGCTGTTAGTCTAAGTAAGTACAATATAAGGGTGGTTTCCATAAGTCCAGGGTGGATTGATACTAGTAGTTGGCAAGTCCCTCCTAGAGAGTCATATCTATCTAGTTTGGATCATGGACAACATCTGACTAAAAGAGTTGGAAAGCCTGAAGATGTAGCCTCATTAGTTGCATTTTTAGTGTCTGACGATGCTTCATGGATTAGCGGTGTGAATTTCACAATAGATGGAGGGATGACAGTTAAAATGATATATATTGATGAGAACGTTATTCAAGACTCCTTAACTATGCTATTTAATGACGTAGAGTTCTCATATCAGATTAGAAAATTAATTGAAAAAATTAGAAAAGCAGATAATAAGGAAAATATAAAAAGTAAATTAGATGAGTTCTTAAAGCTATTGTGA
- a CDS encoding alpha-mannosidase, producing MNFFIFKNHNFIFIYFYARSIFMRSVNELEARLILILGNSFRNLRQLRWNLENHNKAYLEVEGKGNSYLVIVDHKGSGLIRLNGKPYFELDRYHTLIPIPFGSHKISLELSNYMDFGEKVDISPGIPFYTEIDSNAYRLYIYGSQILDLIRSINDNEVKDDLSNSLSKALREAYFESISKEQLFVLSKLIRTTLDVSRMIQEIDDPLDIYKEDENRGKYERALNVLKSELSRLVGKYGKRGELVGTGHAHIDTAWLWPFDETRRKVLRTFSTILTLLDKYDFHFIQSAAIYYEWIKADSPELFERIKEKVKEGKWELAALYVESDANMVSGESLARQFLYSQRFYLENFGRIANILWLPDTFGFSASLPQIAKLGGVKAFATHKVFWNDTNAFPFNVFQWVGPNGDRLPAVTFGHGKGGYNSDFSASSVLEQYNNWAQKDQPILYSYGYGDGGGGPNEDMLIRAEAINLLPILPKVELSGVNDYIQRIVPVEEWRGELYLETHRGVLTSHSKMKLLNRMAEIALREAELWSTLARTYDKEVFIKLWKVVLKDQFHDVLPGSAIKDVYKVAYQELEDVINRANNIAYEAMQKLVGGNGDKTFVFNSLSWDREEFVEVNGKLVKVKVPSVGFSLLEPLEVRDKVTVSENKDEYLIENKYYRIRVSKIGQLLSIFDKEANREVLKDRGNLLVAYENIPGWADAWDIEKGFEETHFEIKASSSEIVNNDGIVASIKFSYKFRRSEIIQIIRVYADSRRIDFITTLKMKDREVLIKSWFKFDLNVERAVSDIPFGVVERFTWTNTSWDKARFEVPIQKFVDFSESDYGVALLNNGKYGATLRGSSVGLSLTKTPIYPDPSTDLEEITFVYSLYPHVGDWKRAEVVKRAYELNVPLRVVGGISEVKSESFIRVSDKLILEAVKVAEGDSNSIILRLYEYENTRGEAVVELPFNVIEARSLDLLELNEISRDIRTDGNRIKVKYKNRDILTISVRG from the coding sequence ATGAACTTTTTCATATTTAAGAATCATAATTTCATATTTATATACTTCTATGCAAGAAGTATATTTATGAGAAGCGTTAACGAGCTTGAAGCGAGACTGATCTTAATACTCGGTAACTCCTTTAGAAATTTAAGGCAATTAAGATGGAATCTTGAAAATCACAATAAGGCTTACCTAGAGGTTGAGGGCAAGGGAAATTCATATTTGGTAATCGTTGACCACAAGGGAAGTGGACTTATTAGACTAAATGGAAAACCGTATTTCGAGTTAGATAGATATCACACGTTAATACCTATTCCCTTTGGTAGTCATAAGATTAGCTTAGAACTTTCAAACTACATGGACTTTGGTGAAAAAGTCGACATTTCACCTGGAATTCCGTTTTATACTGAGATAGACTCTAACGCCTATAGGCTTTACATATACGGATCTCAGATTCTAGACCTGATAAGAAGTATAAATGACAATGAAGTTAAGGACGATTTGAGTAATTCCTTAAGTAAGGCTTTGCGTGAGGCATATTTTGAGTCAATCTCAAAAGAGCAACTATTCGTTCTATCAAAGCTGATAAGAACGACATTGGATGTAAGTAGAATGATTCAAGAGATTGATGATCCCCTTGACATATACAAGGAAGATGAGAATAGGGGTAAATACGAAAGGGCTTTGAACGTTTTGAAGAGTGAATTATCGAGATTAGTTGGCAAGTACGGCAAAAGAGGGGAGTTAGTGGGTACTGGTCATGCCCATATCGACACTGCATGGCTGTGGCCATTTGATGAGACTAGAAGGAAAGTTTTAAGAACGTTTTCAACTATTTTAACACTCTTAGATAAGTACGACTTTCACTTCATTCAAAGCGCTGCAATATATTATGAGTGGATAAAGGCAGATTCTCCAGAACTATTTGAAAGGATAAAGGAAAAGGTTAAGGAAGGGAAGTGGGAGTTAGCAGCACTATACGTTGAATCGGATGCAAATATGGTCTCAGGCGAATCGTTGGCTAGGCAGTTCTTGTACTCTCAGAGGTTCTATCTAGAGAACTTCGGAAGAATTGCCAATATTTTATGGTTGCCAGATACCTTTGGATTTTCAGCATCATTGCCTCAGATAGCCAAATTGGGTGGAGTAAAGGCTTTCGCAACTCATAAAGTCTTTTGGAACGATACCAACGCATTTCCATTCAATGTTTTCCAATGGGTAGGGCCAAATGGTGATCGATTACCTGCAGTTACCTTTGGCCACGGAAAGGGAGGATATAATTCTGACTTTTCAGCTTCAAGCGTATTAGAACAGTACAATAACTGGGCTCAAAAGGATCAACCAATCCTATATTCTTATGGATACGGTGATGGAGGAGGAGGACCAAACGAGGATATGTTAATTAGAGCCGAGGCAATTAACCTTTTACCTATATTACCTAAGGTTGAATTAAGTGGTGTAAATGATTATATACAAAGGATAGTTCCAGTGGAAGAATGGAGAGGGGAATTATATTTAGAAACCCACAGGGGTGTATTAACATCACATTCAAAAATGAAATTGCTTAATAGGATGGCAGAAATCGCGTTAAGGGAAGCTGAGCTATGGAGCACTTTGGCTAGGACTTATGATAAAGAAGTATTTATCAAATTATGGAAGGTAGTATTAAAGGATCAATTTCATGACGTTTTGCCGGGATCAGCTATAAAAGACGTTTACAAGGTAGCTTATCAAGAATTAGAAGATGTGATAAATAGGGCTAATAATATTGCATATGAGGCAATGCAGAAGCTAGTTGGCGGTAATGGCGATAAGACATTTGTGTTTAATTCACTATCATGGGATAGGGAGGAGTTCGTGGAGGTTAATGGCAAATTAGTTAAGGTTAAGGTTCCATCAGTAGGCTTCTCGTTGTTGGAACCTCTTGAAGTTAGGGATAAAGTCACAGTTAGTGAAAACAAAGATGAGTATCTTATTGAGAACAAATACTATAGGATAAGGGTAAGTAAAATTGGACAGCTTCTGTCAATATTCGATAAGGAAGCTAATAGGGAGGTTTTAAAGGATAGGGGTAACCTACTAGTCGCGTATGAGAATATTCCAGGGTGGGCAGATGCGTGGGATATTGAGAAGGGATTTGAGGAGACTCATTTTGAAATTAAGGCCTCTTCATCAGAGATAGTCAATAATGATGGTATTGTAGCTTCAATTAAATTTTCCTATAAATTTAGGAGATCAGAAATTATTCAAATCATCCGTGTTTACGCTGATAGTAGAAGGATTGACTTCATAACTACATTGAAGATGAAGGATAGGGAAGTATTAATAAAGAGTTGGTTTAAATTTGACCTAAACGTGGAGAGGGCAGTTTCCGATATTCCCTTTGGAGTTGTTGAGAGGTTCACATGGACTAATACTAGCTGGGATAAGGCTAGGTTTGAAGTTCCAATCCAAAAATTTGTTGACTTCTCTGAGAGCGATTATGGCGTTGCATTGCTTAATAACGGAAAGTATGGGGCAACGTTGAGAGGTTCTTCAGTCGGTTTGAGTTTGACTAAAACTCCAATATATCCAGATCCCTCTACTGATCTAGAGGAAATCACTTTCGTTTATTCGTTATATCCCCACGTTGGTGATTGGAAGAGGGCTGAGGTGGTTAAGAGGGCTTATGAGCTAAACGTACCATTGAGAGTAGTTGGGGGAATTAGTGAGGTTAAAAGTGAGAGCTTCATTAGGGTTAGCGATAAGTTGATTTTAGAGGCTGTGAAAGTTGCTGAGGGCGATAGTAATAGCATTATATTAAGGCTTTACGAATACGAGAATACCAGAGGAGAAGCTGTTGTTGAACTACCTTTTAATGTGATTGAAGCTAGGAGTCTTGACTTGCTAGAGCTGAATGAGATTTCGAGGGACATTAGAACAGATGGTAATAGGATTAAGGTAAAATATAAGAATAGGGATATCCTCACAATAAGTGTGAGGGGTTAA